The Pontibacter pudoricolor genome contains a region encoding:
- a CDS encoding membrane or secreted protein gives MVTFTVAVYDEQNRRFIGTYGGTYSLANGHLTENYEFSTFDATQVGRTVTGTSTIKNGRWQTTGPGNKTGEAWKKLNEQNNNSPLAGTWCITGRERNSEMSAVRPGPRKTLKILSDTRFQWIAFNTETAEFSGTGGGRYTAENGKYTEHIEFFSRDSSRVGMQLSFNYEVKDGRWQHSGQSSTGSKVNEIWERITAK, from the coding sequence ATGGTTACTTTTACTGTAGCTGTTTACGATGAGCAGAACAGGAGATTTATAGGTACTTACGGCGGTACTTATAGTTTAGCAAACGGCCACCTGACTGAGAACTATGAATTCAGCACGTTCGATGCTACGCAGGTTGGCAGAACGGTTACCGGTACGTCAACTATAAAAAATGGCAGGTGGCAGACAACCGGGCCTGGTAACAAAACTGGTGAAGCCTGGAAAAAACTAAACGAGCAGAACAACAACTCGCCGCTGGCTGGCACATGGTGCATAACGGGCCGCGAGCGCAATAGCGAAATGAGCGCCGTGCGTCCGGGACCACGAAAAACGTTAAAGATTTTGTCAGATACACGTTTCCAGTGGATCGCTTTTAACACCGAAACTGCAGAGTTTTCCGGCACCGGCGGCGGCAGGTATACTGCCGAAAATGGCAAGTACACCGAACACATCGAATTCTTTTCACGCGACTCGAGCCGGGTTGGTATGCAGCTTAGCTTTAACTACGAAGTAAAAGACGGCAGATGGCAACACTCCGGTCAGAGTAGCACTGGCAGTAAAGTAAACGAGATCTGGGAACGGATAACTGCAAAGTAA
- a CDS encoding polysaccharide biosynthesis/export family protein, producing the protein MKPHIYLYIFFFGCLLFQTSCASRQNSTYFNNASKSEYTQQVENLEPIIQKNDLLSISVYSLNPEATEIFNESNANTGRSSTATSNISQSVGYLVDQEGNIQFPLLGRVKAAGLSKKDLRDNIRTELLRRKLLIEPSVDIRYLNYKVSVLGEVARPSVLTIPNEKITLLEALGLAGDLTIFANRENILLIREEEGKKKLTRINLTTDELFTSPNYYLKSNDIIYVEPNKTKIQSVSPVRQWLPVVFSGLSIVVIAIDRLTR; encoded by the coding sequence ATGAAACCACATATATACCTTTATATATTCTTTTTCGGCTGTCTATTATTTCAAACTTCCTGTGCTAGCAGGCAGAATTCAACCTATTTTAACAATGCCAGCAAATCAGAATATACCCAGCAAGTAGAAAACCTTGAGCCTATTATCCAGAAGAACGATCTCCTGAGCATATCTGTATACAGTCTGAACCCTGAAGCAACAGAAATATTTAATGAATCAAACGCCAATACAGGACGATCTTCAACGGCAACAAGCAACATCTCTCAGTCTGTAGGCTACTTAGTAGATCAGGAAGGAAACATACAGTTCCCGCTTTTGGGGCGGGTAAAGGCAGCCGGATTAAGCAAAAAGGACCTGAGAGATAATATCAGAACGGAACTGCTTAGAAGAAAGCTTTTAATAGAACCTAGTGTAGATATCCGCTACTTAAACTATAAAGTTTCGGTACTGGGTGAGGTTGCCCGCCCTTCTGTGCTCACCATTCCGAATGAAAAAATAACGCTGCTTGAAGCTTTAGGCCTGGCAGGGGACTTAACCATCTTTGCTAACCGCGAAAATATACTGCTTATAAGGGAAGAAGAAGGGAAGAAAAAGCTGACACGCATAAACTTAACAACGGATGAGCTTTTCACTTCCCCTAATTACTACTTGAAATCCAATGATATCATTTATGTGGAGCCAAATAAAACTAAGATTCAGAGTGTAAGTCCGGTCAGGCAGTGGCTGCCGGTTGTATTCAGCGGATTATCTATTGTTGTGATTGCTATTGATAGGTTGACGAGATAA
- a CDS encoding PRC-barrel domain-containing protein, with the protein MKDKELRNDRLIALSAMKDYKVAKDNPDVLGWRVVGADGESLGIVRDLIVDPKVMKARYLSVVADRKFFKTDNDQHLLVPIGAAALDKKGRKVFLSAIDSNSIGRYPVYQGGPITEDYEYAVRETYQRSQRDVLHDDPNRYKEEFDEALTRTDREPQEIREDFYNTDTYNEDRFYTSDQEVYRDRAYPTYENDQTSTTIDTNREVSPQSVEESIATIERLEQLRERGALTSEEFITLKRRALNL; encoded by the coding sequence ATGAAAGACAAAGAACTAAGAAATGACAGACTGATAGCACTAAGTGCTATGAAAGACTACAAAGTGGCAAAAGACAACCCCGATGTACTGGGCTGGAGAGTAGTGGGCGCTGATGGCGAAAGCTTAGGTATTGTTCGCGACCTGATCGTGGACCCCAAGGTAATGAAGGCCCGTTACCTGTCTGTGGTAGCAGACCGCAAATTTTTTAAAACTGATAACGACCAGCACTTATTAGTTCCGATCGGTGCAGCGGCCCTCGATAAAAAAGGAAGAAAGGTTTTCTTGTCGGCAATAGACTCCAACTCTATTGGCAGGTACCCGGTATACCAGGGCGGCCCGATTACGGAAGATTACGAATATGCTGTACGGGAAACATACCAGCGGTCACAGCGCGATGTGCTGCATGATGACCCGAACAGGTATAAAGAAGAATTTGATGAGGCGCTGACGAGAACCGACCGCGAACCTCAGGAAATACGCGAAGATTTTTACAACACGGATACCTATAACGAAGATCGGTTCTATACCTCAGACCAGGAAGTGTACCGCGACAGGGCCTACCCTACTTATGAAAATGATCAGACAAGCACAACTATAGATACGAACCGGGAAGTCAGTCCACAATCTGTAGAGGAATCGATTGCAACTATAGAACGGCTGGAACAACTCCGGGAACGAGGTGCCCTTACATCAGAAGAATTTATTACCTTGAAAAGGCGTGCTCTGAACCTGTAA
- a CDS encoding GAF domain-containing protein: MDKKTAPINITINKNYDSEMCGTIPLHLVNLVQPHGVLLVLEKNDYRILQISENAGDLLSVSVDELLGQPLSAYVPQEKHEELVAKIAGQASQDKIPFTLPFLAQGIQKTFDAVVLPQDDYILVELEENTAIGTEHFTSLYRDIKYITTLLKQSGTVQELAQRFSEEFKKFTGFDKVLVYQFDTQWNGIVIGQAKEADMDDYMGLRFPASDVPKQARDLYFRNPYRLIPNRNYTPVRLVPVINPVTQRFTDLSETNLRSVANVHLEYLANMKITASMSLPIIIEGKLWGLISCHHKTAKYPRYELRSAMELLSDILSVQLEAKQKEEHMELRVQLRNIHLKLMEQLYTSSNFAEGLLDGDITILDLLSLSGAVVASEGNTWTKGITPNNQEVKELLSWLRRTKTDGMYVTNSLPSEYPHSKDYKEVASGLIAIPVNAEQGEFVLGFRPELIQTVSWGGDPNNAIQMEPDGKSYHPRNSFHIYKETVKNTSAPWQKEELTAADTLRNALLEKLLKGRY, translated from the coding sequence ATGGACAAAAAAACTGCACCTATCAATATTACAATAAATAAGAATTATGATTCCGAGATGTGCGGAACTATACCGCTACATCTGGTAAACCTGGTACAGCCACATGGCGTGTTGCTGGTGCTGGAAAAAAATGACTACAGGATCTTGCAGATAAGTGAGAATGCCGGAGATTTACTGTCAGTTTCAGTTGACGAATTACTGGGGCAGCCACTCTCTGCCTACGTTCCGCAGGAGAAACACGAAGAGCTAGTGGCAAAAATAGCAGGCCAGGCCAGCCAGGACAAGATTCCGTTTACCTTACCATTTTTGGCGCAGGGCATACAAAAGACGTTCGATGCAGTAGTGCTGCCGCAGGATGATTATATACTGGTTGAACTGGAAGAAAATACGGCAATTGGAACAGAGCATTTTACGAGCCTTTACCGCGATATAAAATATATAACCACACTTCTTAAACAATCGGGTACGGTGCAGGAACTTGCACAGCGTTTTTCAGAAGAATTCAAGAAGTTTACAGGTTTTGACAAAGTGCTTGTTTACCAGTTCGACACACAGTGGAATGGTATAGTTATAGGGCAGGCGAAAGAAGCTGATATGGATGATTACATGGGGCTTCGCTTTCCGGCCTCAGATGTGCCCAAGCAGGCCCGCGACCTTTACTTCCGTAACCCTTACCGCCTGATTCCTAACCGCAACTATACGCCCGTACGCCTTGTGCCGGTCATCAACCCTGTTACGCAACGTTTTACCGATCTTTCTGAAACCAACCTGCGCAGTGTTGCCAACGTGCATTTAGAGTACCTGGCCAATATGAAGATCACGGCTTCTATGTCGCTCCCGATCATCATCGAAGGCAAGCTATGGGGGCTTATTTCCTGCCACCATAAAACGGCAAAATACCCGAGGTACGAACTTCGTTCAGCAATGGAGTTGCTCTCAGACATACTTTCAGTACAATTGGAGGCAAAGCAGAAAGAAGAGCACATGGAACTTCGGGTGCAGCTACGCAACATCCATTTAAAGCTAATGGAGCAGCTTTACACATCGTCTAACTTTGCTGAAGGACTGCTGGATGGTGACATTACGATACTGGACCTGTTGTCGCTTTCGGGCGCAGTAGTAGCATCGGAAGGGAATACATGGACCAAAGGCATAACTCCCAATAATCAGGAAGTAAAGGAATTGCTCTCATGGTTACGTCGCACAAAAACAGATGGAATGTATGTAACCAATTCGTTGCCGTCAGAATATCCGCATAGCAAAGACTATAAAGAGGTGGCCAGTGGCCTTATTGCTATTCCTGTTAATGCCGAACAGGGAGAATTTGTACTTGGCTTCAGGCCGGAGCTTATACAGACTGTAAGCTGGGGCGGCGACCCTAACAATGCCATCCAGATGGAGCCTGATGGAAAGAGCTATCATCCGCGTAACTCCTTCCATATCTATAAAGAAACAGTTAAGAATACATCTGCCCCGTGGCAGAAGGAGGAGCTTACCGCGGCCGATACCTTGCGTAATGCACTACTTGAAAAGCTGCTAAAGGGAAGATACTAA
- a CDS encoding PAS domain-containing protein, translated as MMTVFSSDLFNYKDTNMSHSSSSTLQEMGSIQNLPLLKIFEAQSELGLIVSQELRILGATDSLLKETFTIRENIVGQYIFDIFPDNPGASEVSPTATLKEVFQRVLTKGVPYKLKALRYDISDPENTGSFIERYWNTNTVPILNEEGDVACILHETINVTEEICAKRQLKESQERERNALAQAEQQRLRLERLFEQAPAAFALLEGPELVFKVVNKTYQQLFPGREMLGLPLFEALPELKDQPVYDIIRKVYDTAETFEGKELLAPLSRYQGQPAEDLYWNFIYQALFDAQGQVSGVLIFSLDVTEFVKSRQQVEKNAVALQELSRKLEDRVEQRTKELRVAQRDAERQSLRLNSLFMQAPAAICILDGPDLVYELVNPEYAALFPERELLGKPILDALPEIKDNKVYRTFRKVYETGITHEEKEMLIPFVRPEDGVMEDRYFRYIQQARYNDQEQVNGVVVFALEVTEQVRARKAEEASVKQLRLVTNSLPVLIGYLDRAERYRFANKAYEKWFRIKSEDLIGRKVRDIIGEVPYQNVKGYIDKVLAGKSIVFESRMPYREDFVKYIHCCYVPDIRDGVVHGFYTLVTDITEQVFVRQALEESEYKANAIAEMLAATNQELKLANDTLGKYNFELELRVEKRTSELQKANRQLQKQIRENKKAEESLSESHKKLQALTKHLQVMREDERKYIARELHDELGQAFTALKIDLTLIMKMLAAGQIEKDLFYAELQSMMKTINSSITAVREIVATLRPTVLDNFGLLSEIESQAQEFQKRTAITMELNTSLKYIPLGQEASIEVFRIIQESITNIARHSEASAATITIDKADNHFRFEVTDNGKGMQADNLTELRTFGLLGMQERADRIGATLTFDSMPDKGTRIILEVPFTALATV; from the coding sequence ATGATGACTGTGTTCAGTAGTGATTTGTTTAACTATAAAGACACGAATATGTCTCACAGTTCATCTTCTACTTTACAGGAAATGGGTAGTATCCAAAACCTGCCTTTATTGAAAATATTTGAAGCTCAGTCTGAGTTAGGGCTTATAGTTTCGCAGGAGCTGCGCATACTGGGAGCTACAGATTCTTTGCTGAAAGAAACTTTTACAATACGCGAAAACATAGTAGGGCAGTATATTTTTGATATATTTCCTGACAACCCGGGTGCATCAGAAGTATCGCCAACAGCTACTCTGAAAGAAGTGTTTCAGCGGGTACTTACAAAAGGAGTACCCTACAAACTAAAAGCCCTGCGATATGACATTTCAGATCCTGAGAACACAGGCAGTTTTATAGAACGTTACTGGAACACAAACACAGTACCTATACTGAACGAAGAGGGAGACGTGGCCTGCATTCTCCATGAAACAATTAATGTTACGGAAGAAATCTGTGCCAAACGGCAGCTGAAGGAAAGCCAGGAACGTGAACGGAACGCCTTAGCACAGGCCGAACAGCAACGGCTCCGACTGGAACGTTTGTTTGAGCAGGCACCTGCCGCTTTTGCTTTACTGGAAGGTCCCGAATTGGTGTTTAAGGTGGTGAATAAAACCTATCAGCAACTTTTCCCAGGGCGTGAGATGCTGGGGCTCCCTTTGTTTGAAGCTTTACCCGAACTGAAGGACCAACCTGTTTATGATATAATCCGGAAGGTATATGACACTGCAGAAACGTTCGAGGGTAAAGAGCTGCTGGCACCATTGTCCCGTTACCAGGGCCAGCCTGCAGAAGACCTGTACTGGAATTTTATATACCAGGCCCTGTTTGATGCGCAGGGACAGGTAAGTGGTGTGTTGATCTTTTCACTGGATGTAACTGAGTTTGTGAAATCCCGACAGCAGGTGGAAAAGAATGCCGTGGCTTTGCAGGAACTAAGCCGTAAACTGGAAGACCGGGTGGAGCAGCGAACAAAGGAACTTCGGGTGGCACAGAGAGATGCCGAACGGCAAAGCCTGCGTTTAAACAGTTTATTTATGCAGGCGCCAGCCGCAATCTGTATTCTGGATGGCCCTGATCTGGTGTATGAACTGGTTAATCCGGAATATGCCGCGCTTTTCCCGGAGCGTGAGTTATTAGGAAAACCAATTTTAGATGCTCTCCCGGAAATTAAGGATAATAAGGTTTACAGGACCTTCCGTAAGGTTTATGAAACCGGTATCACACATGAAGAAAAGGAAATGCTGATCCCGTTTGTACGGCCCGAAGATGGTGTGATGGAAGACAGGTATTTCCGGTATATACAGCAAGCGCGTTATAACGACCAGGAACAGGTAAATGGTGTAGTGGTGTTTGCCCTGGAAGTGACCGAGCAGGTAAGGGCACGCAAGGCCGAGGAAGCTAGTGTAAAGCAACTGCGACTTGTTACTAACTCTCTCCCGGTACTTATTGGTTACCTGGATAGAGCGGAAAGATATCGCTTTGCTAACAAGGCTTACGAAAAGTGGTTTCGGATCAAGTCAGAAGACCTTATTGGCAGAAAGGTCAGGGATATAATCGGCGAGGTACCTTATCAAAATGTAAAAGGATATATTGATAAGGTACTAGCCGGAAAGTCAATTGTTTTTGAGTCGCGCATGCCTTACCGCGAAGACTTTGTGAAGTACATTCATTGCTGTTATGTGCCAGACATACGTGATGGGGTAGTGCATGGATTTTACACGTTGGTAACCGATATTACAGAACAGGTATTTGTGCGGCAGGCCCTGGAAGAGAGTGAGTACAAAGCCAATGCCATTGCCGAAATGCTGGCTGCTACAAACCAGGAGCTAAAGTTGGCGAATGATACATTAGGGAAGTACAATTTTGAGCTAGAGTTGCGTGTTGAAAAACGTACCTCAGAGCTGCAAAAGGCTAACAGGCAATTACAGAAGCAGATCAGGGAAAACAAGAAAGCGGAAGAATCGCTGTCGGAGTCGCACAAAAAGTTGCAGGCCCTTACAAAGCACTTACAGGTAATGCGCGAAGACGAACGCAAATACATTGCCCGTGAATTGCACGACGAACTTGGACAGGCCTTTACTGCCTTAAAAATCGACCTGACCCTTATTATGAAAATGCTGGCAGCCGGCCAGATTGAAAAAGACCTGTTCTATGCCGAGCTGCAATCTATGATGAAAACTATAAACAGTTCGATAACAGCTGTCAGGGAGATTGTGGCTACCCTGCGCCCGACTGTGCTTGATAATTTCGGGTTACTATCAGAGATCGAATCGCAGGCACAGGAGTTTCAGAAACGCACCGCCATTACCATGGAACTAAACACCTCGCTGAAATATATTCCGCTAGGGCAGGAGGCATCCATCGAAGTTTTCAGGATTATACAAGAGTCCATAACCAATATCGCTCGGCATTCAGAGGCATCTGCAGCAACAATAACAATAGATAAAGCGGATAATCATTTCCGGTTTGAGGTGACAGATAACGGAAAAGGAATGCAAGCAGACAACCTAACAGAATTAAGGACGTTTGGGCTTCTTGGCATGCAGGAAAGAGCCGACCGTATTGGTGCCACCCTCACGTTTGATTCGATGCCTGATAAAGGAACCAGAATTATACTTGAAGTGCCGTTTACTGCACTTGCCACTGTTTAA
- a CDS encoding Wzz/FepE/Etk N-terminal domain-containing protein has product MSKTVPNTAGENILPALVNKYFPYWPLFVLLVAAALAFAWAYLKYYATPTYEVTASLMMKDEKKGVSDSRMTESIDAFMSNKIVENEINVIHSNSLMKKVVEELDLTTPVYEEGQFKVLSAYTSSPIRITLKNPDKTDEQEKIYFSFNKNNSTVKIGNTAYPLNKWVDTPYGTMRFTKNKNMTRVPDGPLYFSILSPSRASDQLLQKITIEPSGKLSTIVYLSLYDSVPKRGEDILNALINAYSNLAISERNKLAIQTLSFVEDRIKLIEDELEELESKVVKFKSTRGQ; this is encoded by the coding sequence ATGAGTAAAACAGTGCCAAATACTGCCGGAGAGAATATCCTTCCTGCGTTAGTTAACAAGTATTTTCCTTATTGGCCATTGTTCGTGCTTTTAGTAGCTGCTGCCCTGGCATTTGCCTGGGCTTACCTAAAATATTATGCCACACCAACATACGAGGTTACGGCATCACTTATGATGAAAGATGAGAAAAAAGGTGTCAGCGATTCCAGGATGACAGAATCAATAGACGCATTTATGTCAAATAAGATTGTTGAAAATGAGATTAATGTAATACATTCTAATTCCTTGATGAAAAAGGTAGTAGAGGAGCTTGATCTTACTACGCCTGTATATGAGGAAGGACAGTTCAAAGTTTTGTCTGCCTACACTTCTTCCCCTATCAGGATAACCCTGAAAAACCCTGATAAAACGGACGAGCAGGAAAAGATCTACTTCTCATTTAATAAAAATAACAGCACTGTAAAGATAGGCAACACAGCTTACCCGCTTAACAAATGGGTAGATACACCTTACGGAACGATGCGGTTCACGAAGAATAAAAACATGACCCGTGTACCTGATGGCCCTTTATATTTCTCCATTTTAAGTCCAAGCAGGGCATCTGACCAATTACTACAAAAGATCACAATTGAGCCATCCGGAAAGCTATCAACTATAGTTTACCTGTCTCTATATGATAGTGTGCCGAAAAGAGGTGAGGATATACTTAATGCGTTGATAAATGCTTACAGCAATTTGGCTATTTCTGAAAGGAACAAGCTGGCAATTCAGACCCTTAGTTTTGTGGAAGACAGGATAAAGCTGATAGAGGACGAATTGGAAGAGCTTGAAAGCAAAGTAGTAAAATTTAAATCTACCCGGGGGCAGTAG
- a CDS encoding response regulator gives MIKLLIADDYVLIREGLKKVLKDEPNITVVAEAVNGAEVLNKLKKSQANFVVLDINMPVKSGLDVLLDMKRLYPNIPVLILSMYPEKTYALRSLKAGASGYLSKESAGDELVAAIQKIWNGNKYISASLAELLAETVVNNGKPDAAHEILSDREFQILCKIAEGESLKSIAENLSITLSTVNTYRNRIFEKMKFTSNTDLIRYCLENELA, from the coding sequence ATGATTAAATTGTTGATCGCAGATGACTACGTGCTGATCAGGGAAGGACTGAAGAAAGTGCTGAAAGACGAACCAAATATTACCGTAGTTGCCGAAGCTGTGAATGGAGCGGAAGTGCTTAATAAGCTGAAAAAAAGCCAGGCAAACTTTGTTGTGCTGGATATTAATATGCCTGTTAAAAGCGGGCTCGATGTGCTGTTGGACATGAAGCGTCTTTACCCGAATATACCGGTACTGATCCTGAGCATGTACCCCGAAAAAACCTATGCTTTACGGTCACTGAAAGCCGGTGCATCCGGTTATCTTTCGAAAGAAAGTGCAGGTGATGAGTTGGTAGCAGCCATCCAGAAAATATGGAACGGGAACAAGTATATTTCGGCTTCGCTGGCTGAGTTGCTTGCTGAAACGGTGGTAAACAATGGCAAACCCGATGCTGCTCATGAGATATTATCTGACCGTGAATTCCAGATCCTATGTAAAATAGCAGAAGGCGAATCGCTTAAAAGTATAGCTGAGAACCTGAGTATTACCCTGAGCACCGTTAATACGTATCGAAACCGTATTTTCGAGAAAATGAAATTCACGTCCAACACAGACCTGATCCGTTATTGCCTTGAAAATGAACTGGCATAG